One stretch of Vespula vulgaris chromosome 20, iyVesVulg1.1, whole genome shotgun sequence DNA includes these proteins:
- the LOC127071058 gene encoding protein KRTCAP2 homolog, whose amino-acid sequence MSVTSGISFLLSSILTVLLFSGMQMYRAWLTSSQLHIILGGYIGSLLFIFILTALGNLETTVFGKSFQQKLFPEVIFSLIISLIASGLVHRVATTTCFLFSMIALYYMNRISQETYATPIPTMSMHSKKRK is encoded by the exons atgt CTGTTACCAGTGGAATATCCTTTTTATTGTCTTCCATTTTAACTGTACTTTTATTCTCTGGAATGCAAATGTATAGAGCTTGGTTAACGTCTTCGCAATTGCATATTATTCTTGGAGGTTATATCGGATCgttactatttatatttatattaacagCATTAGGGAATCTGGAGACCACTGTATTTGGGAAATCAtttcaacaaaaattatttcccgAAG tTATCTTCTCGTTAATTATTAGCTTGATTGCATCAGGATTGGTTCATCGTGTGGCTACTACAacctgttttttattttctatgataGCGCTCTATTATATGAACCGAATATCTCAAGAAACCTATGCCACACCTATACCAACAATGTCAATgcattcaaaaaaaagaaagtaa